The Pseudanabaena galeata CCNP1313 genome includes a region encoding these proteins:
- the menD gene encoding 2-succinyl-5-enolpyruvyl-6-hydroxy-3-cyclohexene-1-carboxylic-acid synthase: MNTANRNTLWASIVAEELYRSGVRTVCVSPGSRSTPLVIAFAELRDRCPDFQILVHIDERSSSFFALGLAKVKMTPVALLCTSGTAAANYYPAIIEAYYSQIPLVVLTADRPPEMRDCGSGQTIDQINIYGKNVRYFFEVGTPEILGFRLRYLRSLISRSVSISMGKGDSPAGAVHLNFPFADPMPPLTVANDVPEDLALSSPEAMFGNPSGAAYSQVITGMRSLGTDAIAAMANQIISHPKGVLVVGVYDAPPDFLDAVRKLAKATGYPLLIEATGAHRRDEIGHYDSFLRSPNFSKAHAPEIVIRFGAMPTSKSYMLWLQQHIGCQQIVVGSTNSDPTHGITQALNVQPVNFCLQLANYLENYAQPIWQDKQWRLDFELAESIAEHAIAESLAEIDELFDGKVYAELAEILPADTYIYVASSTPIRDLDTFFHSDRPITVLANRGANGIDGTLSSALGAAWGCDHSMVLICGDLAFYHDLNGLLAAKKYNISLTVILLNNDGGGIFDLLPISKFEDTFEEFFGTSHGLDFAPIISAYSCEHMLIQDWQDFRDRLTSSLSAKGTQVLEIRSDRKRNKELHFAIWNKVIATCDRNF; the protein is encoded by the coding sequence ATGAATACTGCCAATCGGAATACGCTCTGGGCAAGTATCGTTGCTGAAGAACTCTATCGCTCAGGTGTACGCACAGTTTGTGTGTCTCCTGGATCAAGGTCTACGCCGCTTGTCATCGCTTTTGCAGAATTGCGCGATCGCTGTCCTGATTTTCAGATTTTAGTGCATATTGATGAGCGATCGAGCAGCTTTTTTGCCCTAGGTTTAGCGAAGGTAAAAATGACTCCTGTGGCGCTACTATGCACATCGGGAACTGCCGCAGCTAATTACTATCCTGCGATTATAGAGGCTTATTATAGTCAGATTCCCCTTGTGGTCTTGACTGCTGATCGCCCGCCAGAAATGCGTGATTGTGGCTCAGGACAGACTATCGATCAGATTAATATTTATGGAAAGAATGTTCGCTACTTTTTTGAAGTAGGAACACCAGAGATTCTTGGTTTTCGACTGCGTTATTTGCGATCGCTAATTAGCCGTTCTGTCAGCATATCCATGGGCAAAGGAGACAGCCCCGCAGGTGCAGTTCACCTCAACTTCCCCTTTGCTGATCCGATGCCACCTTTGACTGTGGCTAATGATGTGCCAGAAGATTTAGCACTCAGCAGTCCAGAAGCCATGTTTGGTAACCCATCGGGAGCCGCCTATAGTCAAGTCATTACGGGAATGAGATCGCTCGGTACAGATGCGATCGCGGCTATGGCAAATCAGATTATTAGTCATCCTAAGGGTGTGCTAGTTGTGGGTGTATATGACGCACCCCCAGATTTTTTAGATGCTGTCCGAAAACTCGCCAAAGCAACGGGTTATCCATTGCTGATCGAAGCCACGGGAGCGCATCGTCGGGATGAAATTGGACATTATGATAGTTTTTTGCGATCGCCGAATTTCTCTAAGGCTCATGCTCCTGAAATCGTGATTCGTTTTGGAGCAATGCCAACTTCTAAAAGCTACATGCTATGGCTACAGCAGCATATTGGCTGTCAGCAAATCGTCGTTGGCAGTACCAATAGCGATCCGACCCACGGAATTACTCAAGCGCTAAATGTTCAGCCCGTTAACTTTTGCTTGCAATTAGCCAATTACTTAGAAAATTATGCTCAACCCATTTGGCAAGATAAACAATGGCGCTTAGATTTTGAACTAGCAGAGAGTATCGCCGAACATGCGATCGCCGAATCTCTTGCAGAAATTGATGAATTGTTTGATGGCAAAGTTTATGCAGAACTCGCCGAGATTCTACCTGCGGATACCTATATCTATGTAGCCAGTAGTACGCCGATTCGCGATCTTGATACATTTTTCCATAGCGATCGCCCGATTACAGTTTTAGCCAATCGTGGTGCAAATGGTATTGATGGAACGCTATCAAGTGCGCTGGGTGCAGCATGGGGATGCGATCATTCGATGGTTCTCATCTGTGGAGATTTAGCGTTCTATCATGACCTCAATGGATTATTAGCGGCGAAAAAATATAATATTTCACTCACGGTAATTCTGCTCAATAATGATGGAGGTGGTATTTTTGATTTACTACCCATTTCCAAATTTGAAGATACCTTTGAAGAATTCTTCGGAACAAGTCATGGACTAGACTTTGCACCGATTATCTCGGCATATAGTTGCGAACATATGCTCATTCAAGATTGGCAAGATTTTCGCGATCGCCTTACTAGTTCTTTGAGTGCTAAGGGAACGCAAGTTTTAGAAATTAGAAGCGATCGCAAGCGTAATAAAGAACTCCATTTTGCGATCTGGAATAAAGTGATCGCAACTTGCGATCGTAATTTCTAA
- a CDS encoding DUF427 domain-containing protein — MTKAIWNGVVLAESDRCEVVEGNQYFPADSLNMEYFKPSNTHTTCGWKGVASYYSIEVNGETNKDAAWYYPEPKDAAKQIKGYIAFWRGVKVQS, encoded by the coding sequence ATGACAAAAGCTATTTGGAATGGTGTTGTTCTTGCAGAAAGCGATCGCTGCGAAGTGGTTGAGGGTAATCAGTATTTCCCTGCGGATTCACTAAATATGGAATATTTTAAACCTAGTAATACTCATACAACTTGTGGTTGGAAGGGTGTTGCTAGCTATTACAGTATCGAAGTTAATGGCGAAACCAATAAGGATGCGGCTTGGTACTACCCTGAGCCAAAGGATGCTGCTAAGCAAATCAAAGGCTACATCGCTTTTTGGCGGGGTGTAAAAGTCCAGTCTTAG
- a CDS encoding M15 family metallopeptidase → MPTQNDIPVAQRVSDPNRSPQKQPEKVNSISRSLQSVPWWAYGLAFLAFLSPIVSTRIWFALNANATDQPQEIITPVESSQPVSSLPVQPSVSPTVAPLINTTPTANNVNSKNPEVLAKANDSPPDLFGHYAFNEVPAHKLRTISRASDGYEIRLHEAAAKSYLQMEADAKADGVDFVVISGFRTIPEQQELFFDISKQRNQTPAQRAKVSAPPGHSEHHTGYALDIGDAAVPSANLSTNFEKTAAFQWLQSNAARYGFEMSFPPNNPQGVMYEPWHWRFVGDDDSLATFYKKSNRSSSFIKKP, encoded by the coding sequence ATGCCTACCCAAAACGATATCCCCGTTGCTCAAAGAGTCAGCGATCCTAATCGATCGCCCCAAAAGCAACCTGAAAAAGTTAACTCAATTTCGCGATCGCTACAGTCAGTTCCTTGGTGGGCATATGGTTTGGCATTCCTAGCTTTTTTATCACCTATTGTCAGCACCCGCATCTGGTTTGCCCTGAACGCAAATGCTACAGATCAGCCCCAAGAAATTATTACACCTGTTGAAAGTTCGCAACCAGTTTCTTCTTTGCCTGTGCAACCGTCTGTGAGTCCCACGGTTGCACCATTGATAAACACAACTCCTACGGCTAACAATGTTAATAGCAAAAATCCAGAAGTACTAGCTAAAGCAAACGACAGTCCTCCAGACTTATTTGGTCATTACGCTTTTAATGAAGTTCCAGCGCATAAATTACGCACTATTAGTAGGGCTAGTGACGGTTATGAAATTCGACTGCATGAAGCAGCAGCAAAAAGTTATCTCCAAATGGAGGCTGATGCCAAGGCTGATGGGGTTGATTTTGTTGTAATTTCAGGCTTTCGGACGATCCCTGAGCAGCAAGAACTCTTTTTTGACATCAGCAAACAACGCAATCAAACCCCAGCCCAACGCGCTAAGGTTAGCGCTCCTCCAGGTCATAGTGAACATCACACAGGCTACGCGCTAGATATCGGTGATGCAGCTGTTCCAAGTGCCAATCTATCTACTAATTTCGAGAAAACTGCTGCTTTTCAGTGGTTACAGAGTAATGCTGCTAGATATGGATTTGAGATGTCTTTCCCGCCTAATAATCCTCAAGGGGTAATGTATGAGCCTTGGCATTGGCGATTTGTGGGTGATGATGATAGCCTCGCGACTTTCTACAAGAAGTCTAATCGCAGTAGTTCCTTTATTAAAAAGCCATAA
- a CDS encoding GspE/PulE family protein — MSQTSGQSVGESVWKRLRHGNIATCEEALRFLVDIEGNVHLAWLDQDLTHRFFREFEDRSILQPVIPLLLWRNCFYIGSPQALNDDQIKLISDRTLTEIRVIRITTDSYRKWFRRQNIPNPNQIHSAQAINPLTGETEQVDIGEVTDLYLAQAVDQTRRINALISIALQHRASDIHLEPTPTGLRVRFRIDGILRDIKTLPLEISRKMIVALKVMSDMDIADSRRPQDGRIGKEYTSEESLHLNLDMRVSTLPCVCGEKAVIRLLPRDNPFSNHLECLGFSDRTLKIYDSWLRQPQGLIIMTGPTGSGKTSTLYTSLQAIAQEHVNVITVEDPVEYILPNITQTQVCEPAGMTFAAGLRAILRQDPDIVMVGEVRDPETAETVVRAALTGHLVLSTMHTNDAASAIPRLKDLGPDPGLISDALLGVVAQRLIRKNCPHCSSPHYPALSELQALRLDRDDIDPSHWRKGKGCEKCFFTGYIGREAVVELIDIDDAFRQMIYEGTITQMNRYLNEIDFNSFRLAAIDKLNAGITTTEEVLRVLPRSAIYRVNSPTSRQAHIKAINS, encoded by the coding sequence ATGAGTCAAACATCTGGGCAGTCAGTAGGGGAATCAGTCTGGAAAAGACTGCGTCATGGCAACATTGCAACCTGCGAAGAAGCATTACGATTTTTAGTAGATATTGAAGGCAATGTGCATTTGGCTTGGCTTGACCAAGATCTAACCCATCGGTTTTTTCGCGAATTTGAAGACCGTAGTATCTTGCAGCCCGTAATTCCATTACTACTATGGCGAAATTGTTTTTATATTGGTAGTCCCCAAGCTCTCAATGATGACCAAATCAAGCTGATTAGTGATCGCACCTTGACTGAGATCAGAGTGATCAGGATTACTACCGATAGCTATCGCAAATGGTTCCGTCGCCAAAATATTCCTAATCCTAATCAGATTCATTCAGCGCAGGCGATCAATCCTCTCACCGGAGAAACTGAGCAGGTTGATATTGGCGAAGTGACTGACCTCTATCTAGCGCAAGCTGTCGATCAAACTCGTCGCATTAATGCCCTGATCTCGATCGCTTTGCAGCATCGTGCCAGTGACATTCACCTAGAGCCAACGCCCACAGGTTTACGAGTTCGCTTTCGCATTGATGGTATTTTGCGTGACATCAAAACCCTGCCCCTTGAAATCAGCCGCAAAATGATTGTCGCCCTCAAGGTGATGTCGGATATGGATATCGCCGATAGTCGTCGCCCTCAAGACGGACGCATTGGTAAAGAATACACCAGTGAAGAAAGTCTACACCTCAATCTAGATATGCGGGTGAGTACTTTACCCTGTGTCTGTGGTGAAAAAGCAGTAATTCGATTGTTGCCCCGTGACAATCCTTTTTCTAATCATTTAGAATGTTTAGGATTTAGCGATCGCACCCTCAAAATTTATGACAGTTGGCTACGACAACCCCAAGGACTCATTATCATGACTGGCCCCACGGGTTCAGGTAAAACCAGTACTCTTTACACCAGCCTGCAAGCGATCGCCCAAGAACATGTAAACGTAATCACCGTTGAAGATCCCGTTGAATACATCTTGCCAAATATCACCCAAACTCAAGTTTGTGAACCCGCAGGCATGACCTTTGCGGCGGGATTGCGGGCGATTTTACGCCAAGATCCCGATATTGTAATGGTGGGTGAAGTTCGCGATCCCGAAACTGCGGAAACTGTCGTCAGAGCGGCGCTAACTGGGCATTTGGTATTATCAACAATGCATACGAACGATGCCGCTAGCGCCATCCCACGCCTCAAAGATTTAGGACCAGATCCAGGGTTGATTAGTGATGCTTTATTGGGTGTGGTCGCTCAGCGACTAATTCGCAAAAACTGTCCCCATTGCTCATCGCCCCATTATCCTGCCTTGTCGGAACTGCAAGCCCTGAGACTGGATCGTGATGATATTGATCCCAGTCATTGGCGCAAAGGTAAAGGTTGTGAAAAATGTTTTTTCACTGGTTATATTGGGCGAGAAGCTGTTGTTGAATTGATTGATATTGATGATGCTTTTCGGCAAATGATTTATGAAGGGACAATCACCCAAATGAATCGTTATCTTAATGAAATTGACTTTAATTCATTCCGACTTGCCGCGATCGACAAATTAAACGCTGGTATAACCACAACCGAGGAAGTTTTGCGGGTCTTACCCCGTAGCGCTATATATCGAGTGAACTCACCTACGTCTCGCCAAGCTCATATCAAGGCTATTAACTCATAA
- the trpD gene encoding anthranilate phosphoribosyltransferase: MEQNWSQLLKQLMDRQTLMSEQATALMQGWLEGAIAPELSGAILTALQFKGIEASELAAMSNVLQSQSEGQKFKDQFGHIVDRTKPLIDTCGTGGDGASTFNISTSVAFVVAAAGIPVAKHGNRAVSSRSGSADVLEAIGIHLGTSTEKIYEALPAVGITFLFAPSWHPAMKAVGAIRKSLGVRTVFNLIGPLVNPLHPTAQVLGVYNKQLTHTVAEALRLLDRQQAVVLHSREGMDEAGLGDLTDISFLCDGVVTEEAIAPQELGLTPAPIESLKGGNVQENADILRAVLQGKGSQAQTDCVALNSGLALRIGGAASTWAEGVSLASEILKSGAAWSKAESLVAFLK; the protein is encoded by the coding sequence ATGGAACAGAATTGGTCACAACTGCTAAAGCAGCTTATGGATAGACAAACCCTGATGAGCGAACAGGCTACAGCGCTGATGCAGGGTTGGCTAGAAGGAGCGATCGCCCCAGAGCTATCGGGGGCAATTTTGACGGCTCTACAATTTAAGGGGATTGAGGCTTCTGAATTAGCTGCCATGTCGAATGTGCTGCAATCTCAGAGTGAAGGGCAAAAGTTTAAAGATCAATTTGGCCACATTGTCGATCGCACTAAACCTTTAATTGATACTTGTGGTACAGGTGGCGATGGCGCATCGACGTTTAATATTTCCACTTCTGTGGCTTTTGTGGTTGCCGCCGCAGGAATTCCCGTTGCTAAACATGGTAATCGGGCAGTGTCAAGTCGCTCTGGCTCGGCGGATGTTTTGGAAGCGATCGGGATTCACCTTGGTACATCCACAGAAAAAATTTATGAAGCTTTACCTGCGGTGGGGATTACCTTCCTATTTGCTCCAAGTTGGCATCCTGCGATGAAAGCGGTTGGTGCAATTCGCAAAAGTTTAGGAGTTCGCACCGTATTTAACTTGATTGGTCCATTGGTCAATCCGCTTCATCCTACGGCTCAAGTTTTAGGAGTCTATAATAAGCAACTAACCCATACCGTCGCTGAAGCTTTGCGTTTACTCGATCGCCAACAAGCCGTGGTTCTCCATAGTCGAGAAGGGATGGATGAGGCTGGTTTAGGAGATCTGACAGATATCTCATTTTTGTGTGATGGGGTGGTGACGGAAGAAGCGATCGCTCCCCAAGAGTTAGGATTAACTCCTGCTCCAATCGAAAGTCTGAAGGGTGGTAATGTTCAGGAAAATGCTGATATTTTACGGGCAGTTTTGCAAGGTAAAGGAAGCCAAGCTCAAACTGATTGTGTTGCCCTCAATAGTGGCTTAGCTTTAAGAATTGGCGGTGCGGCGAGTACTTGGGCAGAAGGTGTCAGTCTTGCTTCTGAAATTCTCAAAAGTGGTGCAGCATGGTCAAAAGCAGAGTCATTAGTCGCATTCTTAAAATAA
- a CDS encoding sugar transferase, translating into MLLITVGTEQYQFNALMHWIELLSKYQLINEDVLVQYGASTHLPDGAKAYRNLSEQEFLNFVESSNLIISHCDEDIAQLLEDKDTPYVLVPRLHRFREFIDNHQMEVADDFERRGIPIARSPGDLVKFIKLRQTSSVSSKVSEAQLCEYLKDRYKSQKKLMLVCAAGGYFRYMQSLQGFWENYNERLWISVRTSITEREIEDSDRYWGYVPIKDNLLNIIRNLVLAFRAVPRYKPDLVISTGSGFSLPYLLIAKFLCGSKVVFIESKTRFQKIGLPAWVLMKLRVLDLIVVRSKAIANLYPEAVYIPVSDSLSDKTKQKRDYKQASIVTFDEVAFIFSPERLVFSTAREFLLDFQSICNIDESYKKVVIDMSHTTVMDSAGLGALTNCLRMATANKTQLALWSVSDAVSALIGLSSISNLFIVEPTSNTFRFSNSIQRTKVSNITMFGLLLFRTQLLLKKIPILRIFYPILKFLFPFIDIDPSVPVHPSVRNPIKRIIDIVGSLIGLSFTAVLFVPIALAIMLESKGNVLFGQIRCGLLSKPFKIWKFRSMVKNAEQLKIKVENQVEASSNVPIIGGDDTTISGKFFKNADDPRVTRVGKFLRKTSLDEFPQFWNVLVGDMSLVGTRPPTFDEINSYELEVEYHDERYTEWNRLDVRPGITGVWQVNGRSNVRTFGEVVNYDIEYRKNWSIWYDLKLIVQTFMVLFDKKNKAV; encoded by the coding sequence ATGCTTTTAATCACAGTTGGGACAGAACAATATCAATTTAACGCGCTAATGCATTGGATAGAATTGTTGTCTAAATACCAACTAATTAACGAAGATGTATTAGTACAATATGGGGCTTCAACGCATTTACCTGATGGGGCTAAAGCTTATCGAAATTTGTCTGAGCAAGAATTTTTGAATTTTGTAGAAAGCTCTAACTTAATCATTAGTCACTGTGATGAAGATATTGCCCAACTTTTAGAAGATAAAGACACGCCTTATGTTCTTGTACCTCGTTTACATAGGTTCAGAGAATTTATTGATAATCATCAAATGGAAGTTGCTGATGACTTTGAACGTCGAGGCATTCCGATCGCTAGATCCCCTGGGGATCTAGTCAAATTTATCAAATTACGACAGACATCCTCGGTAAGCTCTAAAGTATCCGAGGCTCAATTATGTGAATATTTAAAAGATCGATATAAATCTCAAAAAAAGTTGATGCTTGTTTGTGCTGCGGGAGGATACTTTCGCTATATGCAAAGCCTCCAAGGCTTTTGGGAAAACTATAACGAGCGTCTGTGGATATCAGTACGAACCAGTATCACTGAGCGCGAGATCGAAGATAGTGATCGTTATTGGGGATACGTTCCTATAAAAGATAACTTACTAAATATTATTCGTAATTTAGTTCTAGCTTTTAGAGCCGTACCGCGCTATAAACCAGATCTAGTTATTTCTACAGGTTCAGGGTTTTCTCTTCCTTATCTATTAATTGCTAAGTTTTTGTGTGGGAGTAAAGTCGTTTTTATCGAATCGAAAACGCGCTTTCAAAAAATAGGTTTACCAGCGTGGGTACTCATGAAATTAAGAGTGCTTGACCTCATTGTGGTGAGAAGTAAGGCGATCGCAAATTTGTATCCCGAAGCTGTCTATATCCCAGTTAGTGACAGTCTTAGTGATAAAACTAAGCAAAAGCGGGATTATAAACAAGCTTCAATAGTCACCTTTGATGAAGTCGCATTTATATTTAGTCCTGAACGGCTCGTGTTTTCTACCGCTAGAGAATTTTTGCTTGATTTTCAATCTATTTGCAATATTGATGAATCCTATAAAAAGGTTGTGATCGATATGAGTCACACCACCGTTATGGATAGTGCGGGGCTAGGCGCTTTAACCAATTGCCTACGAATGGCTACAGCAAACAAGACTCAATTAGCTTTGTGGAGCGTTAGTGATGCTGTCAGTGCTTTGATTGGATTATCTTCAATTAGTAATTTATTTATAGTCGAGCCAACTAGCAACACGTTTAGATTTTCTAATTCCATCCAAAGAACCAAAGTTAGCAATATTACGATGTTTGGTTTATTGCTATTTCGGACTCAGCTATTACTCAAAAAGATTCCTATACTCAGAATCTTCTATCCCATTCTCAAATTTCTTTTCCCTTTCATTGACATTGATCCTAGCGTGCCTGTGCATCCTTCAGTACGTAATCCCATTAAAAGAATCATTGATATAGTTGGTTCTTTAATTGGGCTAAGTTTTACTGCTGTTCTATTTGTTCCGATCGCTCTTGCGATTATGCTAGAGAGTAAAGGTAATGTTTTGTTTGGGCAAATTCGTTGTGGGCTATTGAGCAAGCCGTTCAAAATTTGGAAGTTTCGATCAATGGTAAAGAATGCCGAGCAACTTAAGATCAAGGTGGAGAATCAGGTTGAGGCAAGTTCAAATGTTCCTATTATCGGTGGAGATGATACGACAATAAGTGGCAAATTTTTTAAGAATGCCGATGACCCACGTGTAACTAGAGTTGGTAAATTCTTACGGAAGACTAGTCTAGATGAATTTCCACAATTTTGGAATGTCTTAGTTGGAGATATGAGCTTAGTAGGAACTCGTCCTCCCACCTTTGATGAGATTAACTCCTATGAATTAGAAGTTGAGTATCACGATGAGCGCTATACAGAATGGAATCGTCTAGATGTTAGACCAGGGATTACTGGTGTGTGGCAGGTAAATGGACGATCTAATGTGAGAACCTTTGGGGAAGTGGTTAACTATGATATTGAGTATCGTAAAAATTGGAGTATTTGGTACGATCTCAAATTGATTGTCCAAACTTTTATGGTTCTATTTGATAAAAAAAATAAGGCGGTGTAA
- a CDS encoding VOC family protein: MEIDYIALFVSDVARSLIFYRDVLGFSFDKPAKPDGVEGYSGRLKIGLYDCSWLPKLFGDRGKQIISGNPFLLSMTVDDLDQVYQQICDRQLSIQESKLFDIISPPEVMPWGQRILFLSDPDGNFLEIVQSNLNQ; this comes from the coding sequence ATGGAAATAGACTACATTGCCCTATTTGTGTCAGATGTGGCGCGATCGCTGATTTTTTATCGTGATGTTTTAGGCTTTAGCTTTGATAAACCAGCCAAACCCGATGGCGTGGAGGGATATAGTGGCAGACTAAAAATCGGCCTTTATGATTGCAGTTGGTTGCCAAAGTTATTTGGCGATCGCGGCAAGCAGATAATTAGTGGTAATCCATTTTTGCTATCGATGACCGTTGATGATCTCGATCAGGTTTATCAGCAAATATGCGATCGGCAACTTAGCATTCAAGAAAGTAAGCTATTTGATATCATCTCGCCACCAGAAGTTATGCCTTGGGGACAAAGAATTTTGTTTTTAAGCGATCCTGATGGCAATTTTCTCGAAATAGTCCAATCAAACCTGAACCAATAA
- a CDS encoding folate/biopterin family MFS transporter, protein MLIQSDWLKRLGGRSFDLELGAIAIIYFVQGAMAISQLAVSFFLKDDLGLSPTEVASMVGITMLPWTVKPLYGLISDGFPVFGYRRRPYLLLSSVLGIFAWVSMSSWVTTPFWAIAMIATGSLSLAFSDAITDALIVQRARLEPEGDAGSLQSFSWIASSIGAIISAYLSGYLLEHFGAKFVFEITAILPLLVGISAFAIADPPMSTIFIVTPDPAHNSADGTPSSPTEAFTKPEKPEQLSRNSQIWMSLKFNFIQLRQAFTNKAIWLPAAFLFCWQASPSADTAFFYFTTNELNFNPEFLGTIRFFGSWAGLLGVWLFQRFFRGVPTRKIFFWTTIVSTLLGLTSLLLVTHANRSLGIDDRWFSLGDNLILTVAGRIAFMPVLVLAARLCPEGIEATLFALLMSVLNISALCSFQLGAGLTYLLGVTESNFDNLWLLVLIANLTSLLPLPLLKWLPEEKNIKQETSPQIPIVTTEEALNL, encoded by the coding sequence GTGCTAATCCAATCAGACTGGCTCAAAAGACTAGGAGGGCGCTCGTTTGACCTAGAGTTGGGGGCGATCGCAATAATTTATTTTGTGCAAGGAGCAATGGCAATTTCGCAACTTGCCGTCAGCTTCTTCCTTAAGGATGACTTGGGACTTAGCCCTACGGAAGTTGCCTCAATGGTTGGCATTACGATGTTACCTTGGACGGTTAAACCCTTATATGGCTTAATCTCTGACGGATTTCCTGTTTTTGGCTATCGTCGCCGCCCTTACCTATTGCTATCAAGCGTTTTAGGAATTTTTGCATGGGTAAGCATGAGTTCATGGGTCACGACTCCCTTTTGGGCGATCGCTATGATTGCGACTGGTTCCTTATCCCTTGCTTTCTCTGATGCGATTACCGATGCTCTGATTGTCCAACGCGCCCGACTAGAACCAGAAGGCGATGCAGGATCATTACAGTCCTTTAGTTGGATTGCTTCGTCGATCGGGGCAATCATCTCCGCTTATTTGAGTGGCTATCTATTAGAACATTTTGGCGCGAAATTCGTTTTTGAAATTACAGCGATTTTGCCGCTTTTGGTGGGCATTTCAGCCTTTGCGATCGCCGATCCTCCCATGTCTACAATTTTTATTGTGACTCCCGATCCTGCTCATAATTCCGCCGATGGTACACCATCATCACCGACAGAAGCATTCACAAAGCCAGAAAAGCCAGAACAGTTATCGCGAAATTCACAGATCTGGATGTCGCTCAAGTTTAACTTTATCCAATTACGTCAAGCCTTTACCAATAAGGCGATTTGGCTACCAGCCGCTTTCTTGTTCTGTTGGCAAGCTTCACCAAGTGCAGATACTGCTTTCTTCTATTTCACAACCAATGAACTGAACTTTAATCCTGAGTTTCTTGGGACAATTCGATTCTTTGGAAGTTGGGCGGGATTATTAGGTGTATGGCTATTTCAGCGCTTTTTTAGAGGTGTACCAACCCGCAAGATATTCTTCTGGACAACGATTGTCTCGACTTTATTGGGACTTACAAGTTTATTGCTAGTCACCCATGCCAACCGTTCACTTGGTATTGACGATCGCTGGTTTAGTCTTGGTGACAACTTAATTTTGACTGTGGCGGGGCGAATTGCTTTTATGCCTGTGCTGGTGTTAGCAGCGCGGCTATGTCCTGAAGGCATCGAGGCGACTTTATTTGCTTTGTTAATGTCGGTGTTGAATATTTCAGCGCTATGTTCTTTTCAACTAGGAGCAGGTTTGACCTATCTATTAGGCGTTACTGAATCTAATTTTGACAATTTATGGTTATTGGTTTTAATTGCCAATCTCACCAGTCTTTTGCCATTACCTCTTTTAAAGTGGTTGCCCGAAGAGAAAAATATTAAGCAAGAAACTTCTCCTCAAATTCCTATTGTCACTACTGAAGAGGCACTCAATTTATAG
- a CDS encoding nucleoside triphosphate pyrophosphatase — protein MSNPIFVLASASPTRKSILENAGIKPVIRVSHFDEEAIQVSDPTSLVMTLAQCKAKAIAAEFTGQNALVIGCDSIMYLNGMIYGKPDSKQTAIATWQKMRGNYCELYTGHCLIDANNERSVLRYGVTKVHFSEVTDAEIDSYVDSGEPLCCAGCFTLEKLGGLLIDKIEGCHTNVLGLSLPILRQMLAELGYSIHFSENGTVIR, from the coding sequence ATGTCCAATCCTATTTTTGTCCTTGCTTCCGCTTCGCCCACACGCAAGAGCATTTTAGAAAATGCTGGTATCAAGCCAGTAATCAGAGTGAGTCACTTTGACGAAGAGGCGATTCAGGTGAGCGATCCCACATCATTAGTAATGACCTTGGCGCAATGCAAAGCCAAAGCGATCGCCGCAGAATTTACAGGACAGAATGCATTAGTTATTGGCTGTGACTCAATCATGTATCTCAATGGCATGATTTACGGCAAGCCTGACTCCAAACAAACGGCGATCGCCACATGGCAAAAGATGCGCGGCAATTATTGCGAACTCTATACAGGACATTGTTTGATTGATGCTAACAATGAGCGATCGGTTCTGCGATACGGAGTAACTAAAGTCCATTTCTCAGAAGTAACTGATGCGGAAATTGATAGCTATGTGGATTCGGGCGAGCCACTATGCTGTGCAGGATGCTTCACTTTGGAGAAATTGGGGGGATTGCTAATTGATAAAATCGAAGGATGTCATACCAACGTTTTGGGATTGAGCTTACCGATCTTGCGGCAAATGTTAGCCGAACTGGGTTACAGCATTCACTTTAGTGAGAATGGAACTGTAATCAGATGA